A genomic stretch from Photobacterium atrarenae includes:
- a CDS encoding FAD-dependent oxidoreductase, with translation MQKNHQACQPYWFAEAMKAESPASAKGLTHDIQTDVCIVGGGFTGLWTAINLKQQQPSLDVVVIEKGLCGSGASGRNGGCMLTWSTKYLSMKKLYGEEEAVRLVKASEQAVYEIEAFCQAHGIDAQLRRHGALYTATNAAQEGSLDPVLQALDAQEINSWQQWETEQVQQAAGSALHREGFYSPAAGSVQPAMLVRGLKQVAEKLGVKVYEHTPMEDINTDAPITITTPQADIFAGKVVLALNAWMVEKFPEFRRSIVLVSSDMAITKPIPDKLQQMGLADGKAVVDSRTFVHYYRTTPDGRLMLGKGGNHFSFANRVSPIFDQPSRYQSLLRRAFAGFFPSLADEPFATTWTGASDRSVTGLPFFGYFKDNHDVVYGLGYSGNGVAQTWIGGQILSSLVLEQDNAWRRCGLVSGPKGYFPPEPVRWSGAMLVRNAIRRKEAAEDAGLKPRWLDQQLAKFADAAGKADKG, from the coding sequence ATGCAAAAGAATCATCAGGCATGCCAGCCTTACTGGTTTGCCGAGGCAATGAAAGCGGAATCGCCGGCCAGTGCTAAAGGACTCACCCATGATATTCAAACCGATGTCTGTATTGTCGGCGGGGGATTTACCGGGCTGTGGACTGCGATCAATCTGAAGCAGCAGCAGCCATCCCTGGATGTGGTGGTGATTGAAAAGGGGTTGTGCGGTAGCGGGGCGTCGGGTCGGAACGGCGGCTGTATGTTGACCTGGTCGACTAAGTACCTGTCGATGAAAAAGCTCTACGGTGAAGAAGAAGCGGTCCGGTTGGTCAAGGCGTCTGAGCAGGCGGTGTATGAAATCGAAGCGTTTTGCCAGGCGCATGGGATTGATGCCCAACTGAGGCGCCATGGCGCGCTGTATACCGCGACCAATGCGGCGCAGGAAGGGAGTCTGGATCCGGTGTTGCAGGCGCTGGATGCGCAGGAAATCAACAGCTGGCAACAGTGGGAAACTGAGCAGGTGCAGCAGGCTGCGGGATCAGCGCTGCATCGGGAAGGTTTCTATTCTCCGGCGGCCGGCAGCGTTCAGCCGGCGATGTTGGTGCGGGGATTGAAGCAGGTGGCAGAGAAGCTGGGAGTGAAAGTCTATGAGCACACCCCGATGGAAGATATCAATACCGATGCACCGATCACCATCACGACCCCGCAGGCTGATATTTTTGCCGGTAAAGTGGTACTGGCGCTCAACGCATGGATGGTGGAGAAGTTTCCTGAATTTCGTCGCAGCATTGTGCTGGTTTCTTCCGATATGGCGATTACCAAGCCAATTCCGGACAAGCTGCAGCAAATGGGCTTGGCTGACGGCAAGGCGGTTGTTGATTCACGAACGTTTGTCCATTACTACCGAACGACGCCTGATGGTCGTCTGATGCTGGGCAAGGGCGGCAATCACTTTTCCTTTGCCAACCGGGTCAGTCCGATCTTTGATCAGCCAAGCCGGTATCAGTCGCTGCTGCGCCGGGCCTTTGCCGGTTTTTTCCCGTCGCTGGCTGATGAGCCGTTTGCCACCACTTGGACCGGCGCTTCGGATCGCTCGGTGACCGGCCTGCCGTTCTTCGGTTATTTCAAAGACAATCACGATGTCGTTTATGGTTTGGGCTATTCCGGCAACGGGGTGGCGCAAACCTGGATTGGCGGTCAGATCCTCTCATCCCTGGTATTGGAGCAGGACAACGCATGGCGGCGTTGCGGCCTGGTGTCGGGACCCAAAGGCTATTTCCCGCCGGAGCCGGTGCGCTGGAGCGGGGCGATGCTGGTCCGCAATGCCATTCGCCGAAAAGAGGCGGCAGAGGATGCCGGACTGAAGCCGCGCTGGCTGGATCAGCAACTGGCTAAGTTTGCTGATGCGGCCGGGAAGGCGGACAAGGGCTAA
- a CDS encoding L,D-transpeptidase family protein: MFEVSRTLHVVLKLSVISFLAAAVALSSDTVQAKAQLGWEPLANYQPVSQQDLCPHRSEKVCLPQQLEQIYAANHYYPIWTESPQRDEFLLQLKSLAYAELVPGLAVRITELERLKQETDQRAFDIVATDTFLLYKSAIEKIQANPSGLFVQAEFPLTTQPENILTSLKLPLDLAAELEQLRPNVMRLERAVAMAETFRTLAPHGLRLPLRGVVKQHQVIPNGHQLLEVLMQFGDLSQLDYQLLDDQPIITNSGEVHHAIQAFQRRNGLLDDGIIGPATVRQLVLPYAEVARVIALNIQRSRFGIQETERPRIQVNIPDYMLRVTQDNQLVFESKVIVGRSSRPTYLFSSSLNTMVVNPYWNVPTTIKQEDVIPKVKVSPSYLAERNMRIVRSWRDRSEISPSQIEWSAVEPETFPYEFQQGPGPRNALGRVKFLMPNDYSVFLHDTPARGLFRQHKRSFSSGCVRVEKADELAEFLLEYQARPGIPPYRAMVRDEGQDTISLAKRVDVDFTYVTAWLDEHQQLQMREDIYGYDRPGTEPVEPQYITLKDFSY, encoded by the coding sequence ATGTTCGAAGTAAGCCGTACCTTGCATGTTGTGTTAAAACTCAGTGTGATTTCGTTTCTTGCGGCCGCTGTGGCGTTGTCTTCCGATACGGTACAGGCCAAAGCGCAGTTGGGCTGGGAGCCGCTGGCAAATTATCAGCCGGTCAGCCAACAGGATTTATGTCCGCATCGCTCAGAGAAAGTTTGTTTGCCCCAGCAGCTGGAGCAGATATATGCGGCAAATCATTATTATCCGATCTGGACTGAATCACCGCAGCGAGATGAGTTCCTGTTGCAATTAAAATCTTTGGCTTACGCAGAACTTGTGCCCGGATTAGCGGTGCGGATTACTGAGCTTGAGCGATTAAAGCAGGAGACGGATCAACGGGCCTTTGACATTGTCGCGACTGATACTTTTCTGCTCTATAAATCTGCTATCGAAAAAATACAGGCGAATCCCAGTGGATTATTTGTCCAGGCGGAGTTTCCGCTGACAACTCAACCGGAAAATATTTTAACCTCACTGAAGCTGCCACTGGATTTGGCCGCCGAGCTTGAGCAATTGCGTCCGAATGTGATGCGGCTGGAGCGCGCGGTGGCAATGGCTGAAACATTTCGTACCTTAGCCCCTCACGGGCTGAGGCTGCCGCTGCGCGGGGTTGTGAAGCAGCATCAGGTGATCCCCAATGGCCATCAGCTTCTGGAGGTGTTGATGCAGTTTGGCGATCTCAGCCAGCTCGATTACCAACTGCTGGACGATCAGCCGATCATAACCAACAGTGGTGAAGTCCATCATGCTATTCAGGCGTTCCAGCGTCGTAACGGGTTGCTGGATGACGGTATTATTGGCCCGGCAACCGTACGCCAGTTGGTGTTGCCTTATGCGGAAGTCGCACGGGTGATTGCACTGAATATACAGCGTAGCCGGTTTGGCATCCAAGAGACCGAGCGTCCGAGGATCCAAGTCAATATTCCGGATTATATGTTGCGGGTGACCCAGGACAATCAGCTGGTGTTTGAATCGAAGGTGATTGTCGGGCGCAGCTCACGGCCAACGTACCTGTTTTCTTCCTCGCTCAATACCATGGTGGTCAACCCGTACTGGAATGTGCCGACAACCATCAAACAGGAAGATGTGATCCCGAAAGTGAAAGTGTCGCCGAGTTATCTGGCCGAACGGAATATGCGGATTGTCCGTAGCTGGCGTGATCGAAGTGAAATTTCACCGTCTCAGATTGAATGGAGCGCGGTTGAGCCGGAAACCTTCCCGTATGAATTCCAGCAGGGGCCGGGGCCGAGAAATGCCCTGGGCCGGGTGAAGTTTCTGATGCCTAATGATTACTCGGTGTTTCTGCATGATACCCCGGCTCGCGGCCTGTTCCGGCAGCATAAACGTAGCTTCAGCTCCGGTTGTGTCCGGGTTGAAAAAGCCGATGAGCTGGCGGAGTTCTTACTCGAATACCAGGCCCGCCCGGGGATCCCGCCTTACCGGGCCATGGTTCGTGATGAGGGGCAGGACACGATTAGCCTCGCAAAACGGGTGGACGTGGACTTTACCTATGTCACCGCCTGGCTCGATGAGCACCAACAATTGCAAATGCGTGAAGATATTTACGGCTATGACCGGCCGGGGACCGAGCCGGTTGAGCCGCAGTATATTACGTTGAAAGACTTCAGCTACTGA
- the folE gene encoding GTP cyclohydrolase I FolE: protein MTALSESALKVRNALEARGLETPMTDRVVSREEKKEQIEYHMREILGLLSLDLTDDSLMETPHRIAKMYVDEIFSGLDYANFPKITVIENKMNCDEMVRVKDITLTSTCEHHLVTIDGKATVAYIPRGKIIGLSKINRIVRFFAQRPQVQERMTQQILVALQTLLESDDVAVTMDATHYCVKARGVMDATSATTTTALGGIFKRNPATRAEFLNGLR, encoded by the coding sequence ATGACGGCATTAAGTGAATCTGCATTAAAAGTGCGTAACGCACTGGAAGCGCGCGGGCTTGAAACACCGATGACCGACCGGGTGGTCAGCCGCGAAGAGAAGAAAGAGCAAATTGAATATCATATGCGTGAAATCCTGGGGCTGTTGTCGTTGGATTTAACCGACGATAGTTTGATGGAAACGCCCCATCGGATCGCCAAAATGTATGTGGATGAGATTTTCTCTGGCTTGGATTATGCGAACTTCCCGAAAATCACCGTCATTGAAAACAAGATGAACTGTGATGAAATGGTTCGGGTTAAGGATATTACGCTGACCAGTACCTGCGAGCATCACTTGGTGACCATCGATGGTAAGGCGACCGTGGCGTATATTCCACGTGGCAAAATTATTGGCTTATCCAAGATCAACCGGATTGTCCGTTTCTTTGCCCAGCGTCCGCAGGTTCAGGAGCGAATGACCCAGCAGATCCTCGTCGCGCTGCAGACTTTGCTGGAAAGTGACGATGTTGCCGTCACTATGGACGCAACGCACTACTGCGTGAAAGCGCGTGGGGTGATGGATGCAACCAGTGCAACCACGACCACTGCGCTGGGTGGGATCTTTAAACGTAACCCGGCAACACGTGCAGAGTTCCTGAACGGTTTACGGTAA
- a CDS encoding DoxX family protein — MITPVIILLLLTGPMLIAAGLLSRRKRQGQGTARDSTQSAAHARQQQAFLGLSLTFFFFALGHVVKTQGMVEMLPPWLPMRLELVYATGLLELVIAIGLLIPRFRVRAAQLAIGVFVIFFSANIYAAVNYIGLGGHQWGPVYLLIRTPLQCTLIAWAYYLCLRPARLSNN; from the coding sequence ATGATCACGCCAGTGATCATTCTCCTGCTCCTCACCGGCCCGATGTTGATTGCTGCCGGATTGCTGAGCAGGAGAAAACGTCAGGGACAGGGAACGGCGCGGGATTCGACTCAGAGCGCTGCCCATGCCCGGCAACAGCAGGCTTTTTTGGGCTTAAGCCTGACGTTCTTCTTCTTTGCCTTAGGGCATGTCGTGAAAACACAGGGCATGGTAGAAATGCTGCCGCCCTGGTTGCCGATGCGTCTTGAGCTGGTGTACGCCACGGGATTGCTGGAGTTGGTGATTGCCATCGGGCTGTTGATACCGCGCTTTCGGGTACGTGCCGCGCAACTGGCGATTGGCGTGTTTGTGATTTTCTTTTCAGCAAACATTTATGCGGCAGTGAATTACATCGGACTGGGCGGTCATCAATGGGGGCCGGTTTACCTGCTGATCCGCACCCCGCTGCAATGTACTCTGATTGCCTGGGCTTATTATTTATGTCTTCGGCCGGCCCGGCTGAGCAATAATTAA
- a CDS encoding NAD-dependent epimerase/dehydratase family protein has translation MSQITTVFLTGATGYVGSAVAEELQQHGYQVLALCRSSASAQKAAATGCLPVNGNIAEPELWSAHLEQVDAVIHTACGFEESMATEDRCFVQALASHATTRNTPLIVLYTNGCWTYGDHEQVITEQSERRSIDTFQWMNDNGSWLAAQPNIDLRVVSPANVIGVEEQYVPPIMLMELERNGQPTVPTSLSLTWSLVERCNLAELYRLVLEKGMAGEEYIGVGDPAVRVETLAQSLAEGPVLTHADKQWRAIYGDWTEGYRLKQRFSSQKAEATLGWVPKRIYADREAFG, from the coding sequence ATGAGCCAAATCACAACCGTTTTTCTAACCGGGGCCACCGGCTATGTCGGCAGTGCAGTGGCCGAAGAACTTCAGCAACATGGGTATCAGGTACTCGCCTTGTGCCGCTCATCAGCCAGTGCGCAAAAGGCGGCCGCCACCGGGTGCTTGCCGGTGAACGGCAACATTGCAGAACCTGAATTGTGGTCGGCGCATCTTGAGCAGGTTGATGCTGTGATCCATACTGCTTGCGGCTTTGAGGAAAGTATGGCAACTGAAGATCGCTGCTTTGTGCAGGCATTAGCGTCACATGCAACAACGCGGAACACCCCTTTAATTGTGCTCTATACCAACGGATGCTGGACTTACGGCGATCATGAACAAGTGATCACCGAGCAGTCTGAGCGCCGGTCCATCGATACGTTTCAATGGATGAATGACAACGGGTCATGGCTGGCGGCGCAGCCGAACATTGATCTGCGGGTTGTCAGTCCGGCCAATGTGATTGGTGTCGAAGAGCAGTATGTCCCGCCAATCATGCTGATGGAGCTGGAACGCAATGGGCAACCGACGGTCCCTACGTCGCTATCACTGACCTGGTCGTTGGTGGAGCGGTGTAATCTGGCCGAGTTGTATCGGCTGGTGCTGGAAAAAGGCATGGCCGGAGAAGAGTATATCGGCGTCGGCGATCCGGCAGTGCGTGTGGAAACCCTGGCTCAATCGCTTGCTGAAGGGCCAGTCCTGACTCATGCCGACAAACAGTGGCGCGCAATCTATGGGGACTGGACCGAGGGATATAGATTAAAGCAGCGTTTTTCCAGCCAAAAAGCAGAAGCAACACTCGGTTGGGTTCCGAAACGGATTTATGCGGACCGGGAGGCATTCGGATGA
- a CDS encoding AraC family transcriptional regulator, with protein MHFQDPLSQFIRHLSPQVEVFAQVGLREPWGMAETQLDCGAFSYLRSGRCVVEVEGQAPIHLRAGQVILLPYGCAHRIMSEPGVPCQSVSELFDHQTPEAIRQMNIGGDGAPCQLMCGNIRFSMVQHWGQDPKIGGMPNTIVVDIDPGDRLENYLTWIYQENLQQDAGHDLAMKHLLELFFLEMLRGLNTLAINPSWLRALHDRHLARVILAIQDNFAREWTVEELASLAALSRSSFAERFKRVAGTAPLQFLRQWRCFVAAERLVTTSDSVQQIAQYCGFQSSDVLIRNFKQFHQSTPKQYRLAAQGSGPEKSTIHPALSMISR; from the coding sequence ATGCATTTTCAAGATCCCTTGAGTCAGTTCATTCGCCATCTTTCACCACAGGTGGAAGTGTTTGCCCAGGTCGGGCTTCGCGAGCCGTGGGGGATGGCGGAAACCCAGCTCGATTGTGGGGCGTTCAGCTATCTGCGTTCGGGCCGCTGCGTAGTGGAAGTTGAAGGGCAGGCACCGATCCACCTGCGGGCAGGACAAGTGATCCTGTTGCCCTATGGGTGTGCACACCGCATCATGAGTGAGCCCGGGGTTCCTTGCCAGTCGGTCAGTGAGCTGTTTGATCATCAGACGCCGGAAGCGATCCGGCAGATGAACATTGGCGGGGATGGCGCCCCGTGCCAGCTGATGTGCGGCAATATCCGCTTTTCCATGGTGCAGCACTGGGGGCAGGATCCCAAGATTGGCGGGATGCCGAATACCATCGTGGTTGATATCGATCCCGGAGATCGGTTGGAGAACTATCTGACCTGGATTTACCAGGAAAATCTGCAGCAGGACGCCGGGCATGATCTGGCGATGAAGCACTTGCTGGAGCTGTTTTTTCTCGAAATGCTGCGGGGGCTGAATACACTGGCGATTAATCCGAGCTGGCTGCGTGCGCTGCATGATCGGCATCTGGCGCGTGTTATTCTGGCAATCCAGGATAATTTTGCCAGAGAGTGGACGGTCGAGGAGCTGGCGAGTCTCGCGGCGTTGTCGCGCTCGTCCTTTGCTGAGCGCTTTAAACGTGTTGCCGGGACGGCGCCGCTCCAGTTTCTGCGGCAATGGCGTTGCTTTGTCGCTGCCGAACGCCTGGTAACGACCTCCGACTCGGTTCAGCAAATTGCGCAATACTGCGGTTTTCAGTCCAGTGATGTGCTGATCCGAAACTTCAAGCAATTTCACCAGAGCACACCGAAGCAATACCGGTTGGCCGCGCAGGGGAGTGGACCCGAAAAATCGACGATTCATCCGGCGCTATCGATGATCAGTCGGTAA
- the moeA gene encoding molybdopterin molybdotransferase MoeA produces the protein MGCCDVPGLMPVEDALTKILAEVKPLTKTHTVALADAIGLVIAEDIRSPINVPPFANSAMDGYALRHADLENTDTLTQVGKSFAGAPFDGHCGEGQCVRIMTGAEIPAGADTVVMQEETEADGDQIRFLSQPKVQQNIRPIGDDVCQGDVVVAKGHRLTAREMPLLASLGIATITVFQRPRVAFFSTGDELRPVGEPLEAGQIYDSNRYGIRALLEKFGCEVMDLGIIPDEPDKLRDAFQQSTQADVVITSGGVSVGEADYTKTILDEQGEIGFWKIAIKPGKPFAFGTIGNTWFCGLPGNPVSAMLTLYQLVQPMLAKLGGHSQYQPPQRLKAKATTAFKKQPGRTDFQRGIYQVNADGQLEVATTGNQGSGAFSSMHLANCFVVLEQARGRVEPGEDVTIELFNQTMY, from the coding sequence ATGGGATGTTGTGATGTGCCAGGCCTGATGCCTGTAGAAGATGCCCTGACCAAAATCTTGGCAGAGGTAAAACCTTTAACGAAAACCCACACGGTTGCACTGGCCGATGCCATTGGACTGGTTATTGCGGAAGATATTCGCTCACCGATCAATGTCCCGCCTTTTGCCAACTCGGCCATGGATGGTTATGCCCTGCGCCATGCCGATCTCGAAAACACCGACACCCTGACCCAAGTCGGCAAGTCCTTCGCCGGTGCGCCGTTTGACGGCCACTGCGGCGAAGGCCAGTGCGTACGCATTATGACCGGCGCTGAAATTCCGGCCGGAGCCGACACTGTGGTGATGCAGGAAGAAACCGAGGCCGATGGCGATCAAATCCGTTTCCTGTCCCAGCCTAAGGTGCAGCAGAATATCCGCCCGATTGGCGATGATGTCTGCCAGGGCGATGTGGTCGTTGCCAAAGGCCACCGCCTGACCGCCCGTGAAATGCCGCTGTTGGCGTCGCTGGGCATCGCCACCATCACCGTTTTTCAGCGTCCGCGCGTGGCCTTCTTCTCCACCGGTGATGAACTGCGCCCGGTTGGCGAGCCACTCGAAGCCGGTCAAATCTATGACAGCAACCGCTACGGCATTCGTGCCCTGCTGGAGAAATTCGGCTGTGAGGTGATGGATCTGGGGATCATTCCGGATGAGCCGGATAAATTGCGCGACGCTTTCCAGCAATCCACGCAAGCCGATGTCGTGATCACCTCCGGCGGCGTCAGTGTCGGCGAAGCGGACTACACTAAGACGATCCTGGATGAGCAAGGCGAAATCGGTTTCTGGAAAATTGCCATCAAACCAGGCAAGCCGTTTGCCTTTGGCACCATCGGTAATACATGGTTCTGCGGCCTGCCGGGCAACCCGGTGTCAGCCATGCTGACACTCTACCAGCTGGTGCAGCCCATGCTGGCTAAACTGGGCGGACACAGCCAGTACCAGCCGCCGCAGCGCCTGAAAGCCAAGGCCACCACGGCCTTTAAAAAACAGCCGGGCCGAACCGACTTCCAGCGCGGGATCTACCAAGTCAATGCCGACGGACAACTTGAAGTCGCCACCACCGGCAATCAGGGCTCTGGTGCATTCAGCTCGATGCATCTGGCGAACTGCTTCGTGGTTTTAGAACAGGCGCGCGGCCGGGTTGAGCCGGGCGAAGATGTCACCATTGAGCTATTCAACCAAACGATGTACTAA
- the moeB gene encoding molybdopterin-synthase adenylyltransferase MoeB yields the protein MVELSDAEMLRYNRQIILRQFDFDGQEALKASSMLILGAGGLGCASTQYLAAAGVGKLTLIDDDKVEVSNLQRQVLHNDATVDLLKVDSAQRALQTINPNTRVDTLARRLDDSELLPLIAQHSLVLDCSDNVETRNQLNRLCHQSRTPLISGAAIRMEGQISVYTYQDDEPCYQCLSALFGQQALSCVEAGIMSPVVGIVGAVQAMEAIKVVAGMGQPLSGKILMLDAMTMSWREMKLSKQPSCPVCG from the coding sequence GTGGTAGAACTTAGCGACGCAGAAATGCTGCGTTACAACCGCCAGATCATCCTGCGCCAGTTCGATTTTGACGGCCAGGAAGCACTGAAGGCATCGTCCATGCTGATCCTCGGTGCTGGCGGCCTCGGCTGTGCCTCGACGCAATATCTCGCCGCAGCCGGGGTCGGCAAGCTGACCTTAATTGATGACGACAAGGTCGAAGTGTCGAACCTGCAACGCCAGGTGCTGCACAACGACGCCACAGTCGACCTGCTCAAGGTGGATTCGGCACAGAGAGCCCTGCAGACCATCAACCCCAATACCCGGGTAGACACCCTGGCCCGCCGTCTCGACGACAGCGAACTGCTGCCGTTGATCGCGCAGCACAGTCTGGTACTCGATTGCAGCGATAATGTCGAGACCCGCAACCAGCTCAACCGCTTGTGCCACCAGAGCCGGACCCCCCTGATCTCAGGTGCGGCCATTCGGATGGAAGGGCAAATCAGCGTTTATACCTATCAGGACGACGAGCCGTGTTATCAGTGCCTCAGCGCTCTGTTCGGCCAGCAGGCCCTGAGCTGTGTGGAAGCCGGGATCATGTCGCCGGTAGTGGGGATTGTTGGCGCCGTGCAGGCCATGGAAGCGATTAAAGTGGTCGCCGGGATGGGCCAGCCGCTGAGCGGAAAAATCCTGATGCTGGATGCCATGACCATGAGCTGGCGGGAAATGAAGCTGAGCAAGCAACCAAGTTGCCCGGTGTGCGGCTGA
- a CDS encoding CvfB family protein — translation MIKIGQYNTLEVVKLVDFGVFLDGGEDFGNILLPKSDVPAGTELGDEIEVFIYFDSEDDVIATTERPLAVVGDFALLRVVGICGVGAFVDWGLKKDLLVPFSEQRRRLEEGQDIMVRVYTDKASGRIVGSTKFNRFLDKTPANYKVGQEVQIQIAEVTDLGYKAVIEDQHWGLIFRTEAFGKLFPGKKLKAFIKEIRPDGKINLSLQKAGRAKVDDLADKILTTLERKGGFVPLSDKSSPEAIFKEFRTSKATFKRTIGGLYKKGLIIIEREGIRLNDN, via the coding sequence ATGATTAAAATTGGACAATACAACACGTTAGAGGTCGTCAAACTGGTAGATTTTGGCGTATTCCTTGATGGTGGTGAAGACTTTGGCAATATTCTGTTGCCGAAATCGGATGTTCCGGCCGGCACTGAGCTGGGCGATGAAATTGAAGTCTTTATTTATTTTGATTCTGAAGATGACGTGATCGCGACCACGGAGCGTCCGCTGGCTGTGGTTGGAGATTTTGCACTGCTGCGGGTGGTGGGAATCTGCGGGGTGGGTGCCTTTGTCGATTGGGGTTTGAAAAAAGATCTGTTGGTGCCGTTCAGTGAGCAGCGCCGTCGCCTGGAAGAAGGCCAGGACATCATGGTTCGGGTATATACCGACAAAGCTTCCGGCCGGATTGTCGGCTCAACTAAATTTAACCGCTTCCTGGATAAAACCCCGGCCAACTATAAGGTTGGTCAGGAAGTCCAGATCCAGATCGCGGAAGTAACTGATTTGGGTTACAAAGCGGTGATCGAAGATCAGCACTGGGGCTTGATTTTCCGCACCGAAGCTTTCGGCAAACTGTTCCCGGGTAAAAAGCTCAAAGCCTTTATCAAGGAAATCCGTCCGGACGGCAAAATCAATCTGTCCCTGCAAAAAGCCGGCCGGGCCAAGGTGGATGATCTGGCCGATAAAATTCTGACCACGCTGGAGCGCAAGGGCGGGTTTGTCCCACTGAGCGACAAATCTTCGCCGGAAGCGATCTTTAAAGAGTTCCGCACCAGTAAGGCCACGTTCAAGAGAACGATTGGTGGTCTGTACAAGAAAGGGCTGATCATCATTGAGCGCGAAGGGATCCGTCTTAACGACAACTAA
- a CDS encoding protein adenylyltransferase SelO: MRALSELVFHNTYSELPSDFGTRVTPQPLSDPCLVSVNPQVCALLELDPAEAQTDYFVDLFTGNDELAGFDPIAMKYTGHQFGQYNPALGDGRGLLMGEVLTSQGKKWDIHLKGSGMTPYSRQGDGRAVLRSSIREYLASAAMHGLGIRTTHALAVLSSATPVYREKVERGATLIRVAESHLRFGHFEYLFYTEKHGELKLLADYLIQHHFPDLLTAEHMPAPAQPDRYAAMFHRIVSLTAEMIADWQSVGFAHGVMNTDNMSVLGLTFDYGPYSFLDDYQPGFICNHSDYSGRYAFNQQPSIALWNLSALGYALSPLIEKELIDEALNTYQPQLQQHYSIQMRNKLGLQEQLPQDSQLFSDMFTLLANQAADYTLFFRTLSEIPHDEIAQSANRFESFFGCTQALSAWLAQYADRLEAEPRDDTQRLAAMKAANPKFILRNYLAQQAIDAAEQGDFTMIERLMSVLAAPFEEHPDDAHLADVPPQWGKELEISCSS, encoded by the coding sequence ATGCGCGCACTTTCAGAACTGGTTTTCCATAATACTTACAGTGAATTACCGAGTGACTTCGGTACCCGGGTCACGCCTCAGCCGCTGAGCGATCCTTGCTTAGTCAGTGTCAACCCGCAGGTTTGTGCGCTACTGGAGCTGGATCCGGCGGAGGCGCAAACGGATTATTTTGTCGATCTCTTCACCGGCAATGACGAGTTGGCCGGATTTGACCCGATTGCGATGAAATACACCGGCCACCAGTTCGGCCAGTATAACCCGGCCCTGGGGGACGGGCGCGGCCTGCTGATGGGCGAAGTGCTGACCAGCCAAGGTAAAAAATGGGATATCCACCTGAAAGGCTCCGGAATGACGCCGTACTCCCGCCAGGGCGACGGGCGGGCAGTACTGCGCTCCAGTATCCGTGAATATCTTGCCAGTGCCGCCATGCACGGCCTGGGGATCCGCACCACCCATGCCCTGGCCGTTCTCAGCAGCGCCACACCGGTTTACCGGGAAAAAGTCGAGCGCGGTGCCACTTTGATCCGGGTGGCCGAGAGCCATCTTCGCTTCGGTCACTTCGAGTACCTGTTCTATACCGAGAAGCATGGCGAACTGAAATTGCTGGCGGATTACCTGATCCAACATCATTTCCCGGATCTGCTGACTGCGGAGCATATGCCGGCTCCCGCGCAACCAGATCGCTATGCCGCCATGTTCCACCGCATTGTCAGCCTGACCGCAGAGATGATCGCCGACTGGCAGTCGGTCGGATTTGCGCACGGGGTCATGAATACCGACAACATGTCCGTGCTTGGTCTGACTTTCGATTATGGCCCCTACAGCTTTCTTGATGACTATCAGCCGGGCTTTATTTGTAACCATTCCGACTACAGCGGCCGCTATGCCTTCAACCAGCAGCCGTCCATCGCCTTGTGGAATCTCTCGGCACTGGGTTATGCCCTGTCACCGCTGATTGAAAAAGAGCTCATTGATGAGGCGCTCAACACCTATCAGCCACAATTGCAGCAGCACTACAGCATCCAAATGCGCAACAAGCTCGGGTTGCAGGAACAGCTACCCCAGGACTCGCAGCTGTTCAGCGATATGTTTACCCTGCTGGCCAACCAAGCTGCGGATTACACCCTGTTTTTCCGTACCCTGTCGGAAATTCCGCACGATGAAATCGCGCAGAGTGCAAACCGGTTTGAATCTTTCTTCGGCTGCACCCAGGCCCTGTCAGCCTGGCTAGCGCAATATGCGGACCGGCTGGAGGCCGAACCACGGGATGACACGCAGCGGCTGGCCGCGATGAAAGCCGCCAACCCGAAGTTTATCCTGAGGAATTATCTGGCCCAACAGGCGATTGACGCGGCTGAACAAGGCGACTTTACGATGATTGAACGGCTCATGAGCGTCCTGGCAGCACCGTTTGAAGAGCATCCGGATGATGCACATTTGGCTGATGTACCACCGCAATGGGGCAAAGAGCTGGAAATCAGCTGCTCATCTTAG